In one window of Legionella fallonii LLAP-10 DNA:
- the dusA gene encoding tRNA dihydrouridine(20/20a) synthase DusA, with the protein MSHSLLSKLSIAPMIDWTYVHFRVFMRYLAPNALLYTEMQTTGAIANNPGRALFFHHVEHPLAIQLGGSDPNALAECAQVAEQAGYDEVNLNLGCPSDKVQAGRFGACLMNEPEQVVQCIKAIKKAVSIPVTAKTRIGIDHQDSFEFFSAFAHRLVDAGSDKLIIHARKAWLNGLNPKQNRTIPPVNYEFVYKLKQQMPHIPMVINGNILNNEEIHYHLNYVDGVMVGRLACDNPYKIAEINKALYPDSTTLTRSQLWLRYKEYLLDEYLNKGVSLSLLVKPMFNLVHGLPGASQWKKKLMLIVQTKNIALFDELSSYLFDLESKATRDDSLLPASLV; encoded by the coding sequence GTGTCTCATTCATTACTATCAAAATTATCTATTGCTCCAATGATTGATTGGACCTATGTGCATTTTCGTGTCTTTATGCGATATCTTGCTCCTAATGCATTACTCTATACTGAAATGCAAACAACGGGAGCAATAGCAAACAATCCGGGGCGTGCATTATTTTTTCATCATGTTGAGCATCCATTGGCAATTCAATTAGGTGGCTCGGATCCTAATGCTTTGGCTGAATGTGCCCAAGTCGCAGAGCAGGCTGGATATGATGAAGTAAATCTCAATCTGGGTTGTCCTAGTGATAAAGTTCAAGCGGGGCGTTTCGGGGCTTGTCTGATGAACGAACCAGAACAGGTTGTCCAATGCATCAAAGCGATAAAAAAAGCCGTCTCTATTCCTGTTACTGCTAAAACAAGAATAGGTATAGACCATCAGGATAGTTTTGAGTTTTTTAGTGCCTTTGCTCATCGTTTAGTGGATGCTGGGAGCGACAAGCTTATTATTCATGCGCGTAAAGCTTGGTTAAATGGCTTAAATCCTAAACAAAATAGGACTATTCCACCGGTAAACTATGAGTTCGTTTATAAGTTGAAGCAACAAATGCCTCATATACCAATGGTTATTAATGGCAATATTTTAAATAACGAAGAAATTCATTATCACTTAAATTATGTGGATGGTGTAATGGTGGGGCGGTTGGCATGTGATAATCCCTATAAAATTGCTGAAATTAATAAGGCTCTTTATCCTGATTCTACCACGCTAACACGTAGTCAATTATGGTTACGATATAAAGAATATTTATTAGATGAATATCTGAATAAAGGGGTATCACTGAGCCTATTAGTTAAACCTATGTTTAATTTAGTTCATGGTTTACCGGGCGCAAGTCAGTGGAAAAAAAAGCTAATGCTTATTGTTCAGACAAAAAATATTGCTTTATTTGATGAGTTAAGCTCATATTTATTCGATTTAGAATCAAAAGCTACTCGTGATGACTCGCTTTTGCCTGCGTCACTTGTATGA
- a CDS encoding endonuclease/exonuclease/phosphatase family protein, with protein sequence MKLITLNIWGGHLRNPLLKFIHANRDVDIFCLQEVYHNAHRTIANKDKDRELSLNIFTDLQKLLPEHHAIFKAAVENVYGIGMLIKNNIDIIGEGEINIHRRRHYPGIGLNHDRNLQWIECELNNKIYSILNVHGLWNGQGKKDTPERIDQSNRIRQFMDTINTPKILCGDFNLRPETQSMSILERDMKNLIKDYKIRSTRTRFYSKEEQFADYILTSPEIIVNQFAVMSAEVSDHSPLFIDFD encoded by the coding sequence ATGAAACTAATTACCTTAAATATATGGGGCGGCCATCTTAGAAATCCCCTATTAAAATTTATTCATGCCAATAGAGACGTAGATATCTTTTGTCTTCAAGAAGTCTATCATAATGCCCACAGAACCATAGCCAATAAAGATAAAGACAGAGAGCTAAGCCTTAATATTTTCACCGATTTACAAAAACTACTTCCAGAACACCACGCTATTTTTAAAGCCGCGGTTGAAAATGTTTATGGTATAGGAATGTTAATAAAAAATAACATTGATATTATTGGTGAAGGCGAGATTAATATCCATCGGAGACGACATTATCCAGGCATAGGCCTAAATCATGACAGAAATTTACAATGGATTGAATGTGAATTAAATAATAAGATTTATTCTATTCTTAATGTCCATGGCCTCTGGAATGGCCAAGGGAAAAAAGATACGCCCGAACGAATTGACCAATCCAACCGAATTCGTCAGTTTATGGACACAATTAATACACCCAAAATATTATGCGGAGATTTTAATTTAAGGCCAGAAACACAAAGCATGAGCATATTAGAGCGCGATATGAAAAACCTTATTAAAGATTATAAAATACGCTCAACTCGGACGCGCTTTTATTCGAAAGAAGAACAATTTGCTGATTATATACTTACCTCTCCAGAAATTATTGTTAACCAATTTGCGGTGATGTCCGCTGAGGTATCAGATCATTCCCCCCTGTTTATCGATTTTGACTAA
- the coaE gene encoding dephospho-CoA kinase (Dephospho-CoA kinase (CoaE) performs the final step in coenzyme A biosynthesis.), whose protein sequence is MVFAVGLTGNIASGKTTAAKLFSSFGIQVINADQISKELTVKNTPAYKQIFEHYGSDVLLDNGELNRKRLREIIFSQPNERQWLENLLHPLIRTQIEYLVSSCTTAYCVVEIPLLLKKENYPYLNKIVAIIAPQNMQIARVMERDQCSDAQALAILSTQPDDNSRLKIADDVITNDSGLDALRHNLEKLHHKYLNESRSK, encoded by the coding sequence ATGGTATTTGCTGTTGGATTAACTGGTAATATAGCCAGTGGAAAAACTACCGCCGCCAAACTTTTTTCAAGTTTTGGTATTCAGGTTATCAATGCAGATCAGATATCCAAAGAATTAACTGTAAAAAATACACCTGCTTATAAACAAATCTTTGAACATTATGGTTCCGATGTTCTATTAGACAATGGAGAGCTCAACCGAAAACGTCTTAGGGAGATTATTTTTTCTCAGCCTAATGAACGCCAATGGTTAGAAAATTTATTACACCCACTAATTCGCACTCAAATAGAATATCTAGTTAGTTCATGTACCACCGCTTATTGCGTTGTTGAGATTCCATTATTACTGAAAAAAGAAAACTACCCTTATCTCAATAAAATAGTAGCAATTATCGCACCCCAAAATATGCAAATAGCACGCGTCATGGAACGTGATCAATGCTCTGATGCACAAGCTTTAGCCATCCTATCAACTCAACCAGATGATAATTCTCGTTTAAAAATTGCAGATGATGTGATCACTAATGACTCAGGACTGGATGCTTTACGACATAATCTAGAAAAACTACATCATAAATATCTTAATGAGAGCAGATCAAAATAA
- a CDS encoding EAL domain-containing protein: MDKLFQKISRIIYKRFTFFWMLVTFLLLLLALYINWQVSLEKSYKDISDTAKQLGNDMDRLIEDLFQEVYTLPVYEKNISQCNEGLYPHLEHITLNFPRIAGILVSDKNKLLCSTIEDTQGLTLSHNKARTILGPFTLPIFDQPVYLLQQKIGNYYVGVLVLASIFKNTITPTEKTPSIIALYDYRQKNNIFKIEREDGKSIWFIDYDRDAIPLSNPWAMFAFNKLYSVDGVSLVVFVNEETMFNNLGYREIVVSLIIFIISGFLYFIMHALLSKRYSLVGSMKLAIKNKEFYPAYQPLFDREANQYSGVEVLLRWQSNENNDGNEDKVIMPDFFIVEAETNGLIVPITLQIIEQSFIETRTILKKNPSFHLGFNISACHFIDTMFFEQFAVLMKQYAISPTQIILEITERDLLDKNNKIFFNKMRQLRQSGFSLAVDDYGTGHASISYLHHFPFNYLKIDKLFVQAIGTKAITESLNDVIINMAKRLNLIIIAEGVETEEQVNYLAMKEVRYLQGWYFSKALSIEKLIDLLKGSRNESSY; this comes from the coding sequence ATGGACAAACTATTTCAAAAAATCTCGAGAATAATTTATAAACGGTTTACTTTTTTTTGGATGCTGGTTACGTTCCTCCTGCTTTTGCTCGCTCTCTATATTAATTGGCAGGTCAGTCTAGAAAAATCATACAAAGACATTTCGGATACAGCGAAACAGTTAGGGAATGATATGGATAGACTGATTGAAGATCTTTTTCAGGAGGTCTATACCCTTCCGGTATATGAAAAAAATATTTCTCAATGTAACGAAGGACTATACCCTCATTTAGAACATATCACCCTCAATTTTCCCCGTATTGCTGGCATCCTAGTAAGCGATAAGAACAAACTACTCTGTTCAACTATAGAAGATACTCAGGGATTAACTTTATCTCATAATAAAGCAAGAACCATTTTAGGGCCCTTCACCCTACCCATATTTGACCAACCGGTTTATTTGCTTCAACAAAAAATAGGTAATTATTATGTCGGTGTCCTAGTCCTTGCATCAATATTTAAAAATACCATTACGCCTACAGAAAAGACCCCAAGCATTATAGCGCTCTATGATTATCGTCAAAAAAATAATATTTTTAAAATAGAACGTGAAGATGGCAAATCAATCTGGTTCATTGACTATGATCGTGATGCCATCCCACTCTCAAACCCATGGGCAATGTTTGCGTTCAATAAATTATATAGTGTCGATGGAGTCAGCCTTGTTGTTTTTGTTAACGAAGAGACCATGTTTAATAATTTAGGATATAGAGAAATAGTCGTTAGTTTGATTATTTTTATTATTTCAGGTTTCCTCTATTTCATCATGCATGCTCTACTCTCTAAACGTTACTCATTAGTAGGCTCAATGAAGTTGGCAATTAAGAATAAAGAATTTTACCCTGCCTATCAGCCGCTCTTTGATCGAGAGGCGAACCAATATTCTGGTGTTGAAGTTCTATTACGATGGCAAAGTAATGAGAATAATGACGGAAACGAAGACAAAGTGATAATGCCAGACTTTTTTATCGTAGAGGCCGAAACTAATGGCTTAATAGTGCCGATTACCTTGCAAATTATAGAGCAATCCTTTATTGAAACACGAACTATCCTAAAGAAAAATCCCTCATTTCATCTTGGTTTTAATATTTCAGCCTGCCACTTTATTGATACTATGTTTTTTGAACAATTTGCTGTGTTAATGAAACAATATGCCATATCCCCGACTCAAATTATTCTTGAAATCACCGAGCGCGATTTATTGGATAAAAACAACAAAATATTTTTTAATAAGATGCGCCAATTACGTCAATCAGGATTTTCATTAGCAGTCGATGATTATGGCACGGGACATGCTAGTATTAGTTATCTACACCATTTTCCTTTCAACTATTTAAAAATTGATAAGTTATTTGTACAGGCTATAGGAACAAAAGCAATTACAGAATCGTTAAATGATGTCATTATTAATATGGCTAAGCGCTTGAATTTAATTATCATTGCAGAAGGTGTTGAAACAGAAGAACAAGTTAATTATCTAGCAATGAAAGAAGTACGATATTTGCAGGGTTGGTATTTTTCAAAAGCGTTATCCATTGAAAAATTAATTGACCTGTTAAAAGGGAGTAGAAATGAATCATCATATTAA
- the zapD gene encoding cell division protein ZapD, with protein MYEDTIIFQLATHFLSRIALRLEFLFKTINQACHESHELIHRFALKHIIEMIDVIEKPELKSRFLKELIRIEHVLKKSNLIENKALLDSLMTQIHALNHTPGGFGNSIHDDEFLKTLRQIHHPNTKECEFNSPHLVLWFDSAPLMRQKTITQWMKCLMDLEQTVTIYLSLLRESTQYIPITTYNGFYQHSISPKSVNHLILLKMDKTMGITPKLQLGHHSVTIRLYELATAHEVCDKIINMEIAFCQI; from the coding sequence ATGTATGAAGATACAATTATTTTTCAACTAGCCACTCATTTTTTGTCACGAATTGCTCTACGCTTGGAATTTTTATTTAAAACAATTAATCAAGCATGTCATGAATCACATGAATTAATTCATCGTTTTGCTTTAAAGCATATTATTGAAATGATTGATGTTATAGAAAAGCCTGAGCTAAAAAGCCGATTTCTAAAAGAATTAATTCGCATAGAACATGTTTTAAAAAAAAGTAATCTTATAGAAAATAAAGCTCTGCTAGATAGTCTAATGACTCAAATTCACGCACTCAATCACACGCCAGGAGGATTTGGTAATTCAATACATGATGATGAGTTTTTAAAAACCTTAAGACAAATTCACCATCCAAATACCAAAGAATGTGAGTTTAACTCGCCTCATTTAGTATTATGGTTTGATTCAGCTCCGCTGATGAGACAAAAAACTATCACTCAATGGATGAAGTGCTTAATGGATTTAGAACAAACAGTAACAATTTATTTATCCCTTTTACGCGAATCAACTCAATATATACCAATTACGACTTATAATGGATTTTATCAACACAGCATTTCCCCAAAATCGGTGAATCACCTTATCTTATTAAAAATGGACAAGACTATGGGCATTACTCCAAAATTACAACTAGGGCACCATAGTGTAACGATTAGATTATATGAATTAGCTACGGCCCACGAGGTATGTGATAAAATTATTAATATGGAAATTGCTTTTTGTCAGATATAA
- the mutT gene encoding 8-oxo-dGTP diphosphatase MutT yields the protein MKVAVAIITDNQQRILITQRPSHVPHGGYWEFPGGKLEANELAEHALIREIKEEVGIEIHRYQFLGQINHQYPNKLVQLLIFHVTQFSGEPTCLEGQLNMKWVEKNNLNPDDFPEANQKVFDLIPRLELIEID from the coding sequence ATGAAAGTAGCTGTTGCTATTATTACTGATAATCAACAGCGCATTCTGATTACCCAGCGTCCCTCTCATGTTCCTCATGGGGGATACTGGGAGTTTCCTGGTGGCAAACTTGAAGCTAATGAGCTGGCTGAGCATGCTTTAATTAGGGAAATTAAAGAAGAGGTGGGTATTGAAATACATCGATACCAGTTTCTTGGTCAAATTAATCATCAGTATCCTAACAAATTAGTGCAATTACTTATTTTTCATGTAACTCAATTTTCTGGTGAGCCTACTTGCCTTGAAGGACAGCTCAATATGAAATGGGTAGAAAAAAACAATTTAAATCCTGACGATTTTCCCGAAGCGAATCAGAAAGTTTTTGACTTAATCCCCAGACTAGAGCTGATTGAGATTGATTAA
- the secA gene encoding preprotein translocase subunit SecA, which translates to MLNTLIKKMFGSRNERTLRRMEKAVMAVNAFEPQMQALTDAELAAKTEHFKARFAQGESLDELLAEAFATVREASIRTLGLRHFDVQLIGGMVLHEGNIAEMRTGEGKTLVATLPAYLNAISGRGVHIVTVNDYLAKRDSQWMKPVFEFLGLTVGVIFPDMPHAEKKAAYSADIVYGTNNEYGFDYLRDNMAFSPEDKVQRELNFAVVDEVDSILIDEARTPLIISGAAEDSSELYIKINKLIPQLTKQEEEGGEGDYTIDEKQKQAHLTDAGHAHIEELLTEAKLLDPGESLYHASNIMLMHHVNAALKAHAMFHRDIDYIVKDNQVVIVDEHTGRTMPGRRWSEGLHQAVEAKEGVSIQNENQTLASITFQNFFRMYNKLSGMTGTADTEAYEFQQIYNLEVVVIPTNKPMMRKDEADLVYLSQADKYQAIIQDIRECSERKQPVLVGTASIEASEFLSQLLKKENIKHQVLNAKFHEKEAQIIAEAGRPGSVTIATNMAGRGTDIVLGGSLAADLAQLAETATDAEKEAVKQTWQKRHDEVLNAGGLRIIGSERHESRRIDNQLRGRAGRQGDAGSSRFYLSLEDNLMRIFASERVASMMKRLGMKPGEPIEHTLVTKAIENAQRKLEGYHFDVRKQLLDYDNVANDQRQVIYTQRASIMGMSDTEEAVTMMREEVINNLVDTYIPPQSLEDQWDAKALSDVLHDEFKINAPVPEWIDADHHIQPEQIKEKILALAFELYDEKVRRAGRPVLSQFEKSVILQTLDSQWREHLASMDQLRQGIHLRGYAQKDPKQEYKKEAFTLFTMMLDNLKYDVIKLLMSVEVQTEEDANAVEEQRRAEQIHKMSLNHEDPYGANDQQQEHTTYKRHEKKIGRNDPCPCGSGKKYKSCHGSLS; encoded by the coding sequence ATGCTGAATACGTTGATTAAAAAGATGTTTGGAAGCCGGAATGAGCGTACATTGCGGCGTATGGAAAAGGCGGTAATGGCCGTCAATGCATTTGAACCTCAAATGCAAGCGTTAACAGACGCCGAATTGGCAGCAAAAACCGAACATTTTAAAGCACGTTTTGCTCAGGGTGAAAGTCTTGATGAATTGCTTGCTGAAGCCTTTGCAACAGTAAGAGAAGCATCTATACGCACTTTAGGCTTACGTCATTTTGATGTGCAATTGATTGGCGGTATGGTATTGCATGAAGGTAATATCGCTGAAATGCGCACAGGGGAAGGTAAAACATTAGTAGCTACTTTACCTGCTTACCTTAATGCCATTAGTGGCCGGGGTGTCCATATAGTAACAGTGAATGATTATCTTGCGAAACGAGATAGCCAATGGATGAAACCTGTTTTTGAGTTTTTAGGATTGACCGTAGGCGTTATTTTTCCTGATATGCCTCATGCTGAGAAAAAAGCCGCTTATAGTGCTGACATAGTGTATGGAACAAATAATGAATATGGATTTGATTATTTGCGCGACAATATGGCATTTAGTCCTGAAGACAAAGTACAAAGAGAGCTTAATTTTGCCGTAGTCGATGAAGTCGATTCTATTTTAATCGACGAAGCACGTACGCCATTAATTATTTCTGGAGCAGCTGAGGACAGTTCCGAATTGTATATCAAGATCAACAAACTAATTCCTCAATTGACGAAACAAGAAGAAGAGGGTGGTGAAGGTGACTATACAATTGATGAGAAGCAAAAGCAGGCTCATTTAACTGATGCTGGTCATGCGCATATTGAGGAGTTGCTTACTGAAGCTAAACTTCTGGATCCGGGCGAGAGTTTATATCACGCCAGTAATATTATGCTAATGCATCATGTTAACGCAGCACTGAAAGCACATGCTATGTTCCATCGTGATATTGACTATATCGTTAAAGACAATCAAGTGGTCATAGTCGATGAGCATACCGGTCGTACTATGCCTGGTAGACGTTGGTCTGAAGGTTTACACCAAGCGGTTGAAGCTAAAGAAGGGGTAAGCATTCAAAATGAAAACCAAACTCTAGCATCAATAACATTCCAGAATTTTTTCAGAATGTATAATAAATTATCTGGAATGACCGGAACTGCTGATACAGAAGCTTATGAGTTCCAACAAATTTATAATTTAGAAGTGGTCGTTATACCAACTAATAAACCAATGATGAGAAAAGATGAGGCTGATTTGGTTTATTTGAGTCAGGCGGATAAATACCAGGCTATCATCCAAGATATTCGTGAATGTAGTGAACGTAAACAACCGGTACTCGTTGGTACAGCATCTATTGAAGCATCGGAATTCTTAAGTCAGCTACTGAAGAAAGAGAACATCAAGCATCAGGTGCTTAATGCCAAATTCCATGAGAAAGAAGCACAAATTATTGCTGAGGCAGGGCGTCCTGGTTCAGTAACTATTGCAACTAATATGGCAGGAAGGGGAACAGATATTGTTCTAGGTGGTAGCTTAGCCGCAGATTTGGCTCAATTAGCTGAGACTGCAACTGATGCCGAAAAAGAAGCAGTAAAACAAACATGGCAAAAACGTCATGATGAAGTATTAAATGCTGGTGGCTTAAGAATTATTGGTTCTGAGCGACATGAGTCTCGTCGTATTGATAATCAGTTACGCGGTCGAGCTGGTCGTCAAGGTGATGCAGGAAGCAGCCGTTTCTATTTATCTCTTGAAGATAACCTAATGCGCATTTTTGCATCAGAGCGAGTAGCTTCTATGATGAAGCGTCTAGGGATGAAACCTGGAGAGCCTATCGAGCATACTCTGGTTACTAAAGCCATTGAAAATGCCCAGAGAAAGCTCGAAGGCTATCACTTCGACGTCAGAAAGCAGTTGTTGGATTATGATAATGTCGCTAATGATCAACGACAGGTTATTTATACTCAACGTGCCTCAATTATGGGAATGTCGGATACAGAAGAGGCAGTTACCATGATGAGAGAGGAAGTAATAAACAACTTAGTTGACACTTATATTCCTCCACAAAGTCTAGAAGATCAATGGGATGCTAAAGCATTAAGTGATGTTTTACATGATGAATTTAAAATTAATGCACCTGTGCCAGAATGGATTGATGCAGATCATCATATTCAGCCTGAGCAGATCAAAGAAAAGATCCTCGCTTTAGCATTTGAACTTTATGATGAAAAAGTAAGAAGAGCAGGAAGACCGGTACTGTCTCAATTTGAAAAGTCAGTTATTTTACAAACTTTGGATAGTCAATGGCGTGAGCATTTAGCTTCTATGGATCAATTACGCCAAGGCATTCACTTGCGAGGATATGCACAGAAAGATCCAAAACAAGAGTATAAAAAAGAAGCATTTACTTTATTTACCATGATGTTGGATAACTTAAAGTATGATGTTATTAAACTGTTGATGTCTGTGGAGGTTCAAACTGAAGAAGATGCTAATGCCGTGGAAGAACAACGACGTGCAGAGCAAATTCATAAGATGAGTTTAAATCATGAAGATCCATATGGTGCGAATGACCAACAGCAAGAGCACACGACCTATAAGCGTCATGAAAAAAAAATAGGTCGTAATGATCCATGCCCTTGTGGTTCTGGCAAAAAATATAAATCCTGTCATGGAAGTCTTTCATGA
- a CDS encoding transporter encodes MDFACKRPVYYLVLIFTLIHSVIAISSSSPCGAHDDLLLFIDRPTIEDNVCVAPYKAIVLETGYQYQKLLNQGTEQNLPEALLRIGLANRFEFSVLMPNYIHQTIFPHHGLSATSLGIKHEIATGEKWVTSMEGFVILPSGSAAFGSRKTGATVNSLFGYNLTAEFNLSGMLGVSSQSQPIDSGGHSYWTVNPDLVLSWSTNKISLFAEIYGQSKTGPHEGSGFNSDAGILYLIRKNIAIDLEVGHRISGTLGGFDRYIGTGISIQFA; translated from the coding sequence ATGGATTTTGCATGTAAACGACCCGTGTATTATCTCGTCTTAATATTCACTTTGATACATTCTGTTATAGCAATAAGTTCTTCTAGTCCTTGTGGCGCTCATGATGATCTGCTTTTATTTATTGATAGACCAACTATTGAAGATAATGTTTGTGTAGCTCCTTACAAAGCGATTGTATTAGAAACAGGCTATCAATATCAGAAATTATTAAATCAAGGAACTGAGCAAAATCTTCCGGAGGCTTTATTACGCATTGGGCTTGCTAATCGGTTTGAATTTAGTGTTTTAATGCCTAATTATATCCATCAAACTATTTTTCCACACCATGGTCTTAGTGCAACTTCATTAGGTATTAAGCATGAAATTGCTACAGGGGAAAAGTGGGTTACATCTATGGAAGGATTTGTCATTCTTCCTTCTGGCAGCGCAGCTTTTGGTAGTCGCAAAACAGGGGCAACAGTTAATAGTCTTTTTGGTTATAATCTAACAGCAGAGTTTAATCTATCTGGTATGCTAGGTGTCAGCTCACAATCACAACCTATTGACTCTGGTGGACATAGTTATTGGACTGTCAATCCTGATCTTGTCTTATCTTGGTCCACAAACAAAATAAGCTTATTTGCAGAAATTTATGGTCAGAGCAAAACAGGACCACATGAAGGGAGTGGCTTTAATTCTGATGCAGGAATACTCTATTTGATTAGAAAAAATATAGCGATTGATTTAGAGGTGGGGCATAGAATTAGCGGCACATTGGGGGGCTTTGATCGTTATATTGGCACAGGAATAAGCATTCAATTTGCTTAA
- a CDS encoding multidrug effflux MFS transporter: MKKTQSFALLAMIALMYSTICMETDIYVPAFPDMKLFFSTTAEAIQKTLSLNFMGICLGSLLFGPLSDSFGRKRTLQLGLVVFTLASWCCLLANNFNLFLFCRFIQGIGAAAPMVISFAMILEQYEPQRVAQLCGGLNLFITGVMATAPVIGSYLNIYFGWQANFFLIAVLATCSLLGSLWFIPETLPPKNRTLFSLITITKNYGIVLTSFRFMASSFICYLSFSGFVVFISNLSLIFIDYLGVSKTSYGFYQASAPAAFAVFSFLSIWIIGYLGTEKTKIIGLITASIGAMFLMLAASTEPQPLLICAAMIIFSAGITLAAPIYGTESANVYPEMRGIATGMSNALRHTIVAGIVGIGSYSFNGSIKPVALLIISSMVIVVSLAWALIIQEKRPLVQAESGS; this comes from the coding sequence ATGAAAAAAACTCAGTCCTTCGCTCTTTTAGCAATGATAGCCTTAATGTACTCAACAATCTGTATGGAAACAGATATTTATGTTCCAGCTTTTCCGGATATGAAACTTTTTTTCTCAACCACAGCTGAGGCAATTCAAAAAACATTGAGCCTTAACTTTATGGGGATTTGCTTGGGAAGCCTGCTGTTTGGGCCTTTATCAGACTCATTTGGAAGGAAAAGAACATTACAATTAGGCTTAGTGGTCTTTACCCTTGCTAGTTGGTGTTGTCTTCTTGCTAATAACTTTAACTTATTTCTTTTCTGTCGATTCATTCAAGGCATAGGAGCTGCCGCACCTATGGTCATTTCTTTTGCTATGATTTTAGAGCAATACGAGCCGCAAAGAGTAGCTCAGTTATGTGGAGGCCTTAATCTTTTTATTACAGGGGTAATGGCTACAGCGCCTGTTATTGGTTCCTACTTAAATATCTATTTCGGATGGCAGGCGAATTTCTTTCTAATTGCCGTTTTAGCAACCTGCTCTCTTCTTGGGAGTTTATGGTTTATTCCTGAAACGCTACCACCTAAAAATCGCACATTATTTTCTTTAATTACAATAACCAAAAATTATGGCATTGTTTTGACCAGTTTTCGTTTTATGGCCTCATCCTTCATCTGCTATTTATCATTTTCAGGCTTTGTTGTTTTTATATCCAATCTCTCATTAATATTTATTGACTACCTTGGTGTATCGAAAACAAGCTATGGATTTTATCAAGCGTCTGCACCAGCTGCTTTTGCGGTGTTTTCTTTTCTCAGCATTTGGATCATTGGTTACTTGGGCACAGAAAAAACAAAAATTATCGGGCTAATCACCGCATCTATAGGGGCCATGTTCTTAATGCTTGCTGCGTCCACTGAACCGCAACCACTTTTAATTTGTGCGGCCATGATCATATTTTCAGCTGGAATCACACTAGCAGCACCTATCTACGGCACAGAATCGGCAAACGTCTACCCTGAAATGCGTGGCATTGCAACAGGAATGAGCAATGCTCTTCGCCACACCATTGTTGCGGGTATTGTCGGTATAGGAAGCTATTCTTTTAACGGCTCGATCAAACCTGTGGCGCTATTAATTATTAGCTCCATGGTTATTGTTGTATCATTAGCTTGGGCCTTGATTATTCAAGAAAAACGACCTTTAGTGCAGGCTGAATCAGGAAGCTAA